The Bacillus carboniphilus genome contains a region encoding:
- the upp gene encoding uracil phosphoribosyltransferase, with the protein MGKVYVFDHPLIQHKLTYIRKKGTGTKDFRELVDEVATLMAFEITRDLPLEDIEIDTPVSKATSKILSGKKLGIIPILRAGLGMVDGILKLIPAAKVGHIGLYRDPETLKPVEYYVKLPSDVEERDFIVVDPMLATGGSAVEAINSLKKRGAKSIKFMCLIAAPEGVEEVKTAHPDIDIFIAGLDEKLNEKGYIVPGLGDAGDRLYGTK; encoded by the coding sequence TTGGGTAAAGTTTATGTGTTTGATCACCCTCTTATTCAACATAAATTAACGTACATAAGAAAAAAAGGAACGGGTACAAAAGACTTTAGAGAACTAGTGGATGAAGTCGCTACCTTAATGGCATTTGAAATTACGCGTGATTTGCCACTTGAAGACATTGAAATTGACACCCCTGTTAGTAAAGCAACATCGAAAATTTTGTCAGGGAAAAAGCTGGGTATTATTCCTATTCTTCGTGCTGGACTTGGGATGGTAGATGGCATATTAAAATTAATTCCTGCGGCAAAAGTAGGTCATATCGGACTCTATCGTGATCCAGAAACGTTAAAACCTGTAGAGTACTATGTTAAGTTACCTTCAGATGTAGAAGAACGTGATTTTATCGTTGTTGATCCCATGTTGGCAACGGGAGGATCCGCGGTTGAAGCAATTAATAGTTTGAAAAAGCGAGGAGCAAAAAGCATTAAGTTCATGTGTTTAATTGCGGCTCCAGAAGGGGTAGAAGAAGTAAAAACAGCGCACCCTGACATTGATATTTTTATCGCTGGATTAGATGAAAAGCTAAATGAAAAAGGTTATATTGTTCCAGGACTAGGCGATGCTGGAGACAGGTTATACGGAACAAAATAA
- a CDS encoding dienelactone hydrolase family protein gives MGSFNDIRADAQLVSEFTPHQVRAAVDYYEEMDEKYKKVGGVSYVTGNSLGGGLTNAVAVQNPGVTAVTLNPSPLPEHMIEPGQPYDNITNYCSDFDVLTKSLDAGGYGHQIPGKRYNINNGIPGIDQAITNHTGYRNTKDGIQYYTIGEKGKPGYGRIYIDADSHIVTSIWTGIPLYGGYSERIDIDKEKHDPFSVIS, from the coding sequence ATGGGCAGTTTTAATGACATAAGGGCGGATGCTCAATTAGTCAGTGAATTCACTCCTCATCAAGTTCGCGCCGCTGTTGATTATTATGAAGAAATGGATGAGAAGTATAAAAAAGTGGGTGGCGTATCCTATGTGACGGGAAACTCACTTGGTGGTGGACTAACGAACGCGGTTGCTGTTCAAAATCCTGGTGTTACGGCTGTTACGTTAAATCCTTCGCCGCTACCAGAGCATATGATTGAACCTGGTCAACCATATGATAATATTACCAACTATTGTAGTGACTTTGATGTGTTGACGAAGTCGCTAGATGCAGGTGGATACGGGCATCAAATTCCGGGGAAGAGATATAATATAAATAACGGGATTCCAGGGATAGATCAGGCGATAACGAATCATACCGGTTACCGTAATACAAAAGATGGTATACAATATTACACCATTGGTGAGAAGGGGAAGCCAGGTTATGGGAGAATCTATATAGATGCGGATTCGCATATTGTGACAAGTATTTGGACGGGAATACCTCTTTATGGAGGATACTCCGAGCGAATCGATATTGATAAAGAAAAGCATGATCCTTTTAGCGTCATCTCTTGA
- a CDS encoding DUF5694 domain-containing protein has translation MEQHKPKVMVLGTFHMRYTPDIYKVEFDDLLNERRQKEIREVVEKVKRFNPTKLAFEVVKENEEEINEEYWQYLNSEFELKIDEIHQYGFRIASELGHQKVYAVDWMKTVGNRGIGEVFEWAKTEQPDLYEYINEKYRSGRDFNLADKSIVDLMKEMNRESSVKREHEMYLALARIGSENDYVGIDWLRWWYQRNLIIYSNLAKLNSSPSDRTVLIIGAAHIHLVSQFLKESGMFDVEPAIAYL, from the coding sequence ATGGAGCAACATAAACCTAAAGTTATGGTATTAGGTACATTTCATATGAGATATACGCCCGATATTTATAAAGTGGAATTTGATGATTTACTAAACGAAAGAAGGCAAAAAGAAATAAGGGAAGTTGTAGAAAAGGTAAAAAGATTTAATCCAACTAAACTGGCTTTTGAAGTTGTAAAAGAAAATGAAGAAGAAATAAATGAAGAATACTGGCAATATTTGAATAGTGAGTTCGAACTGAAAATTGACGAAATACATCAATATGGTTTTAGAATAGCTTCAGAATTGGGTCACCAAAAGGTTTATGCAGTTGATTGGATGAAAACTGTTGGAAATAGAGGGATTGGAGAGGTTTTTGAATGGGCAAAAACTGAACAGCCTGACCTTTATGAATATATAAATGAAAAGTATCGTTCAGGAAGAGATTTCAACTTAGCCGACAAAAGCATTGTGGACCTAATGAAAGAAATGAATAGAGAAAGCAGTGTGAAAAGAGAACACGAGATGTATTTGGCATTAGCACGTATCGGAAGTGAAAATGACTATGTAGGCATTGATTGGCTCAGGTGGTGGTATCAAAGAAATTTAATAATATACTCCAACTTGGCAAAGTTAAACAGCTCTCCTTCAGACAGAACCGTTTTAATTATCGGAGCTGCTCACATCCATTTAGTTTCCCAATTTCTAAAAGAAAGTGGAATGTTTGACGTAGAACCAGCAATAGCATACCTTTGA
- a CDS encoding ABC transporter ATP-binding protein, producing MTVSSEQVEVKIQGESIIRNICFEVDSGTFVGIVGPNGSGKTTLLSSLYKVKTLNSGTVYVNGQSTSNISMKELAKEVAVLMQENGENYDFSIEEMVMMGRSPHKRLFEFDTKEDRECLNRSLRTVGLWEKRHQRYSQLSGGEKQRVLIARALTQQPSILFLDEPTNHLDIHHQIQLLDMIKGFNLTTVAALHDLNLAARVCDKVLVMNNGNLVADGKPIDVFTVDMLKDVFRVKAHVEPHSINNLQITFLEAM from the coding sequence ATGACTGTTTCTAGTGAACAAGTGGAGGTCAAAATTCAAGGTGAGTCCATCATCCGAAATATATGTTTTGAGGTAGATTCTGGTACTTTTGTTGGAATTGTCGGCCCTAATGGGAGTGGGAAAACTACTTTGTTAAGTTCATTATACAAAGTGAAAACGCTAAATTCCGGTACTGTATATGTGAATGGGCAGTCAACTTCAAATATTAGTATGAAGGAACTAGCAAAGGAAGTAGCTGTTCTTATGCAAGAGAACGGAGAGAACTACGACTTTTCTATTGAAGAAATGGTGATGATGGGAAGGTCACCCCATAAAAGGTTATTTGAGTTTGATACAAAAGAAGATCGAGAATGCTTGAATCGTTCCCTTCGAACGGTTGGTTTGTGGGAGAAGCGTCACCAACGATACAGTCAGCTATCAGGCGGTGAAAAACAGAGAGTTCTCATCGCACGTGCATTAACACAGCAGCCGTCAATTTTATTTTTAGATGAGCCGACGAATCATTTAGATATCCACCACCAGATTCAACTGTTAGATATGATCAAAGGATTCAACCTTACTACCGTTGCCGCTCTGCATGATCTTAACTTAGCAGCAAGAGTTTGTGATAAGGTTCTTGTGATGAATAATGGAAATCTTGTTGCGGATGGAAAACCCATTGATGTGTTCACGGTGGACATGCTTAAGGATGTGTTTCGAGTAAAAGCTCATGTTGAACCTCATTCGATCAATAACCTTCAGATTACATTTCTCGAGGCAATGTAA
- a CDS encoding FecCD family ABC transporter permease has product MLKNKSKKSFFITCAGLIIFLVVSITYSITAGPVDIHPFTVWKIIFSELTGGTQLGSADWSVAQYHIIWDIRFPRVLLAGIVGAGLAICGVAIQALVRNSLADPYILGVSSGASVGATLVILLGLFSMFGQYALSMAAFLGSLLSLFLVLLLAKVKGRMSTTRILLAGIAVSMILSALTNFIVISAPREEAIKNALYWMMGSLAGAKWMYLPIPSVIVLIGFIYLLLHYRHLNLLLMGEEAAGSMGVNVDRFRIILVVMVSLMTGVLVAVSGSIGFVGLMIPHIARLMVGSNHLRVLPFSMLIGAIFLIWCDVAARIVLDPQELPIGIVTALFGGPFFIWLLRRGSYSFGGGGE; this is encoded by the coding sequence ATGCTAAAAAATAAATCAAAGAAATCCTTCTTTATTACTTGTGCTGGATTAATAATCTTCTTAGTAGTATCGATTACTTATTCAATAACGGCAGGTCCAGTGGATATACATCCCTTCACTGTATGGAAAATAATTTTCTCTGAATTAACAGGAGGAACACAGCTAGGTTCTGCAGATTGGTCAGTTGCACAATATCATATTATTTGGGATATACGATTTCCTAGAGTTCTTTTAGCCGGGATTGTTGGGGCAGGACTAGCTATTTGTGGAGTGGCCATTCAAGCGCTTGTTCGAAATTCTTTAGCTGACCCTTATATATTAGGCGTTTCATCAGGAGCTTCAGTTGGAGCAACACTTGTGATCTTACTCGGGTTATTTTCCATGTTTGGTCAGTATGCCCTTTCTATGGCTGCATTTTTAGGATCGCTTTTGTCATTATTTTTAGTTTTACTCCTTGCAAAAGTAAAAGGAAGAATGTCCACTACTCGCATCTTGTTAGCTGGGATAGCCGTTTCAATGATCCTTTCTGCTTTAACTAACTTTATTGTGATTTCTGCGCCGAGAGAAGAAGCGATCAAAAATGCATTGTATTGGATGATGGGAAGTTTAGCAGGAGCAAAGTGGATGTATTTACCCATTCCAAGTGTGATTGTTTTAATAGGATTCATCTATTTACTTCTTCACTATAGGCATTTAAATTTGCTTTTGATGGGTGAAGAAGCAGCTGGTAGTATGGGCGTAAATGTTGATCGTTTTAGAATTATCCTAGTTGTAATGGTATCTCTAATGACTGGCGTTTTAGTTGCGGTAAGCGGTTCGATTGGTTTTGTGGGATTAATGATTCCTCATATTGCGAGACTTATGGTTGGCTCCAATCATTTACGAGTTTTACCTTTCAGTATGCTTATAGGTGCGATTTTTCTCATTTGGTGCGACGTCGCCGCAAGAATTGTTTTAGACCCTCAAGAACTACCGATAGGGATCGTCACTGCCCTTTTTGGAGGTCCTTTCTTCATATGGCTTCTTAGAAGAGGTTCCTATTCGTTTGGAGGTGGAGGAGAATGA
- a CDS encoding ABC transporter substrate-binding protein: MKKVWMVATTLTILLGACGQVEKVEQKTGDKQVEKTVNEDESAVKITNYNREFIVEETPSKIISTNDHTTEILLALGLGDKIVAKVIGHESIIAEEVKKEFDEIPTISQSDHNYPALEAILDYEPDFMFGRESAFNDTAIGTPDTLEEYGIDVLVSKGTYTPGAMMEDVYEDIRQLGKIFDIEERAEELITEMESNITSVQEKINDQQEPLKVAVMDMGGEALFTSAQSLETHLIELAGGKNVFDDIEKTWTEVSWEELVKRNPEVIVINEYSEMPTEDKIEELLTNPALQDVEAIKNERFVILPLSSVFEGIQNDDAVELLAKGFYPDEFSGN; this comes from the coding sequence ATGAAAAAGGTATGGATGGTTGCTACGACCTTAACGATATTATTAGGAGCATGTGGTCAAGTAGAAAAAGTGGAACAAAAGACAGGGGACAAGCAAGTTGAAAAGACTGTAAATGAAGATGAGTCTGCTGTGAAAATCACTAACTATAACCGTGAATTTATTGTTGAGGAAACACCATCAAAAATTATTAGTACGAATGATCATACAACCGAGATTTTACTTGCATTAGGGCTTGGAGATAAAATAGTTGCAAAGGTAATAGGGCATGAAAGTATCATTGCAGAAGAGGTAAAGAAAGAGTTTGACGAAATCCCGACAATTTCACAATCTGATCATAATTATCCTGCTTTAGAAGCTATTTTAGATTACGAACCAGATTTTATGTTCGGTAGAGAAAGCGCCTTTAATGATACAGCGATTGGGACTCCTGATACATTAGAGGAATATGGTATTGATGTATTAGTATCCAAAGGGACCTATACACCAGGGGCAATGATGGAAGATGTGTATGAAGACATTCGCCAATTAGGAAAGATTTTTGATATTGAAGAACGCGCTGAGGAACTTATAACTGAAATGGAAAGTAACATTACCTCTGTTCAAGAAAAAATAAATGATCAGCAAGAACCTCTTAAAGTAGCCGTTATGGATATGGGAGGGGAAGCACTTTTTACATCTGCTCAATCATTAGAAACTCATTTAATTGAATTGGCAGGTGGTAAAAACGTATTTGATGATATTGAAAAAACATGGACGGAAGTAAGTTGGGAAGAGTTAGTAAAAAGAAACCCGGAAGTCATTGTTATTAATGAATATTCGGAAATGCCAACCGAAGATAAAATAGAGGAATTACTTACTAATCCAGCTTTACAAGATGTAGAAGCGATTAAAAATGAAAGGTTCGTCATTTTACCTCTTTCATCAGTTTTTGAAGGGATTCAGAATGATGATGCAGTAGAGCTGTTAGCTAAAGGGTTTTATCCTGATGAGTTTTCAGGAAATTGA
- the lepB gene encoding signal peptidase I — translation MKKEIWAWGKSIIIAFIIALICRQFFFTPVKVVGESMQPTLQNNNMLIVSKVSEFDRLDVVAFKTDKYEESLIKRIIGLPGDLVEVKDDVLYINGEKVDESYLDEYKNHLSSHEVLTEDLKITVPKGSLFVMGDNREVSLDSRIFGFISEDDVIGEVKFRYFPIGEIGIP, via the coding sequence ATAAAGAAAGAAATTTGGGCTTGGGGGAAGTCTATCATCATTGCATTTATCATTGCCCTTATTTGCCGTCAATTTTTCTTCACGCCCGTTAAAGTGGTGGGTGAATCTATGCAACCAACGCTGCAAAATAACAACATGCTTATTGTTTCTAAAGTGAGTGAATTTGATAGACTCGATGTCGTTGCTTTTAAAACTGACAAGTATGAAGAATCGTTAATTAAAAGAATAATTGGACTACCAGGTGATCTTGTCGAGGTGAAAGACGATGTTTTATATATTAATGGTGAAAAAGTGGATGAGTCTTATTTAGACGAATACAAAAATCATCTTTCATCACATGAAGTGTTAACAGAAGATTTAAAAATAACCGTACCCAAAGGATCGTTGTTCGTCATGGGAGATAATCGCGAAGTCAGTCTAGACAGTCGAATTTTTGGGTTTATTTCTGAAGACGATGTCATTGGTGAAGTTAAATTTAGATATTTTCCAATAGGAGAGATAGGGATTCCTTAG
- a CDS encoding MazG nucleotide pyrophosphohydrolase domain-containing protein codes for MNITISELQTYIKNKDHQPDLKNAYFQKLIEEIGELSEALRKDKKMDKQGTIKGTIDEELYDCLYYLIALANVYDVDLQQSFNLKEQLNKEKYK; via the coding sequence TTGAATATAACCATTAGCGAACTCCAAACCTACATAAAAAACAAAGACCATCAACCAGACTTAAAGAATGCCTATTTTCAAAAACTGATTGAAGAAATAGGTGAACTATCAGAAGCTTTAAGAAAAGATAAGAAAATGGACAAGCAAGGAACCATTAAAGGGACCATTGATGAAGAATTATATGATTGTCTTTACTATCTTATTGCTCTTGCTAATGTATACGACGTTGATTTACAGCAGTCCTTTAATTTGAAAGAACAACTTAACAAAGAAAAATACAAATAG
- a CDS encoding NUDIX domain-containing protein, which yields MTTTYVKWGEATVKLTWEQNTSLPPRELTTSVHGFCFREGQLLLVNLHHRGWDFPGGHIETGETAEECIIREAYEEGYVKGAIQPLGYIIVDHSDNPSWDENSPYPKVGYQVFYRLNVDQLYDFEGNYESSERIFINPKDVEHYYHDWNEVYKRILDFALES from the coding sequence TTGACAACGACCTATGTGAAATGGGGAGAGGCTACGGTTAAACTAACATGGGAACAAAATACAAGCCTTCCTCCAAGAGAATTAACTACTAGTGTTCATGGATTTTGTTTTCGAGAAGGCCAATTACTATTAGTCAATCTCCATCATCGAGGATGGGATTTTCCAGGTGGACATATTGAAACCGGAGAGACAGCCGAAGAATGTATCATCAGGGAAGCTTATGAAGAAGGGTATGTAAAAGGAGCTATCCAGCCATTAGGTTATATTATCGTTGATCATAGTGATAATCCAAGCTGGGACGAAAACAGTCCGTACCCGAAAGTTGGTTACCAAGTATTTTATCGACTCAATGTTGATCAACTCTATGACTTTGAAGGCAACTATGAATCTTCAGAAAGAATCTTTATTAACCCAAAAGATGTTGAGCACTATTATCATGATTGGAACGAAGTCTATAAGAGGATTCTAGATTTCGCTCTGGAATCTTAA
- a CDS encoding DDE-type integrase/transposase/recombinase produces the protein MYPQIITYLLVLIKYQDQMIRTLLTLLLGKSVFEKSTEKPVNKPYRKLQVDHLPIVEIPEKLDFNQLLAEHLESKGKPLKPVKRRSGKPIPSSIQCPKCGAPSSYLYANNGDKGQYQCKVCSCLFSEKNRYLKEAIFKCPHCMKSLEKIKERTDFNVWKCRHNHCSYYQKKIKAMTSKEKKQFKEDPHDFKVRYIFREFTLDFKPLSKQSPQKPKVDLSRLYVSPHTLGLILTYHVNYGLSARKTAALMKDIHGVSISHQSILNYENSVALWLKPYVDHYPYELSDQFCGDETYIRVNGRWHYLFFFFDAVKKVILSYPVSPNRDTTAAIQAIDEVLLKMKKIPEDLTFIVDGNPIYLLAQHFFSQHHISFDIKQVIGLTNEDEVSREFRPLKQIIERLNRTFKGNYRSTHGFGSEQGSVSYVTLFVAYFNFLRPHSALEGKVPVIIKDLEKLPNMPAKWTKLIELSQQWVIDQSQTA, from the coding sequence TTGTACCCTCAAATTATAACCTATTTACTTGTATTAATAAAATATCAAGATCAAATGATTCGGACACTGTTAACCTTGTTGCTTGGTAAAAGTGTGTTTGAAAAGTCTACTGAAAAACCCGTTAATAAACCCTACCGTAAGCTTCAAGTGGATCACTTACCGATTGTTGAGATTCCAGAAAAGCTGGACTTTAATCAACTGTTAGCGGAGCACCTTGAATCAAAAGGAAAACCTTTAAAACCCGTTAAAAGGCGTTCTGGTAAACCGATTCCTTCTTCTATTCAATGTCCAAAGTGTGGTGCACCATCGTCGTATTTGTATGCGAATAATGGTGATAAAGGACAGTATCAATGTAAGGTGTGTTCCTGTCTTTTCAGTGAGAAAAATCGATATTTGAAAGAAGCGATTTTCAAGTGCCCTCACTGCATGAAATCCCTTGAAAAGATTAAAGAAAGAACCGATTTTAATGTGTGGAAGTGTCGACATAACCACTGTTCTTATTATCAAAAGAAAATCAAGGCCATGACATCAAAAGAGAAAAAACAGTTCAAAGAAGATCCTCATGATTTTAAGGTTCGTTATATTTTCAGAGAGTTCACCCTTGATTTTAAGCCTTTATCTAAACAATCACCTCAAAAGCCCAAGGTTGATTTATCAAGGCTTTACGTGTCTCCACATACACTCGGACTTATTTTGACCTATCACGTCAATTATGGTCTTTCTGCGCGCAAAACGGCTGCGCTCATGAAAGACATTCATGGGGTATCGATCTCTCACCAAAGCATTTTAAACTACGAAAATAGCGTTGCTTTATGGCTTAAACCTTATGTGGATCATTATCCTTATGAGCTCTCAGACCAATTTTGCGGTGATGAAACGTATATTCGTGTCAATGGTCGCTGGCACTATCTTTTTTTCTTTTTCGATGCCGTCAAAAAGGTGATTCTTTCTTACCCTGTTTCGCCTAATCGGGATACAACAGCTGCCATCCAGGCCATCGATGAAGTCTTACTTAAGATGAAGAAAATACCCGAAGATCTCACGTTCATTGTTGATGGAAACCCGATCTATTTACTGGCTCAGCATTTCTTTTCCCAACATCACATTTCCTTTGATATCAAGCAAGTCATTGGGTTAACGAATGAAGATGAAGTATCAAGAGAATTCCGTCCTCTTAAGCAAATCATTGAGAGACTCAATCGAACGTTTAAAGGCAATTATCGGTCGACACATGGATTTGGCTCTGAACAGGGATCGGTTTCTTATGTTACTTTGTTTGTGGCCTACTTTAACTTTCTAAGACCACATTCTGCTTTAGAAGGAAAAGTACCGGTCATCATCAAAGACTTAGAAAAGCTTCCAAACATGCCGGCTAAATGGACCAAGCTGATTGAGTTGTCTCAACAATGGGTCATTGATCAGTCCCAAACAGCCTAA
- a CDS encoding TIGR01440 family protein, with amino-acid sequence MTELQLWKDNLQTILLDYEQQVSFKRDQLFVVGCSTSEVQGKRIGTAGAEEIAEMIYEELLTFSKKHHVYLAFQCCEHLNRAIVVEEEAALKYNLNEVTVVPVRSAGGSMATYAYRQFNNPVVVESIKAHGGMDIGDTFIGMHLRHVAVPIRVNLHSVGSAHVILATTRPKLIGGARAVYEETEENQSCT; translated from the coding sequence TTGACTGAGCTTCAGTTGTGGAAAGACAATCTTCAAACTATACTCTTAGATTACGAACAACAAGTTTCTTTTAAAAGAGATCAGCTTTTTGTCGTAGGCTGTAGTACGAGTGAAGTCCAAGGAAAAAGGATAGGGACAGCTGGTGCAGAAGAAATAGCTGAAATGATTTATGAGGAGCTTTTAACTTTTTCTAAAAAACATCATGTTTATTTAGCGTTCCAATGTTGTGAACATTTGAATCGGGCGATCGTTGTGGAAGAAGAAGCGGCATTAAAATACAACTTAAATGAAGTCACGGTTGTACCCGTTCGTTCAGCTGGTGGGTCCATGGCCACTTACGCATATCGCCAGTTCAATAACCCAGTTGTCGTTGAATCGATTAAGGCACATGGAGGTATGGATATAGGAGATACTTTTATTGGCATGCATTTAAGACATGTCGCTGTACCAATACGAGTCAACCTACATTCAGTCGGTAGTGCCCATGTCATACTAGCAACGACACGTCCAAAATTAATTGGTGGCGCGAGAGCTGTATATGAGGAAACAGAAGAAAATCAATCTTGTACTTAA
- the rpiB gene encoding ribose 5-phosphate isomerase B: MKVIIASDHGGITIREEIKRLLEEMNIQYEDIGCSCETSVDYPDYALPAAQKVADGEYDYGILVCGTGIGMSIAANKVKGIRCALVHDTFSAKATREHNNANMLAMGERVIGAGLAREIVQTFLNTEFTGGRHANRVEKITSYENQ; this comes from the coding sequence ATGAAAGTAATCATCGCATCAGATCATGGTGGTATCACTATTCGAGAAGAAATCAAACGTTTGTTAGAGGAAATGAATATTCAATATGAAGATATTGGCTGTTCCTGTGAAACGTCCGTTGACTATCCAGATTACGCCCTTCCTGCTGCTCAAAAAGTAGCCGATGGAGAATATGATTATGGGATTTTAGTTTGTGGAACGGGCATTGGTATGAGTATTGCCGCAAATAAGGTCAAAGGAATTCGTTGTGCACTTGTGCATGATACATTTAGCGCTAAAGCAACAAGAGAACACAATAATGCCAATATGCTTGCCATGGGTGAGCGTGTAATAGGAGCTGGATTGGCTAGGGAAATTGTCCAAACCTTTTTAAACACGGAATTTACAGGAGGACGTCACGCAAATCGAGTAGAGAAAATTACTTCCTATGAAAATCAATAA
- a CDS encoding methyl-accepting chemotaxis protein: MLTSFREIVIMIEENFNHSHHQLQKICDLSESSSEQATNISSTVFEISKGAEQSAAAIQQTAEAVEDVIKIAGEVERKANTSEQLAEEMVNMIDQSISVFHSLITGIQSLAQENETSMKAVNRLEEHAHEVESIVSLVGDIANQTNLLALNASIEASRAGEHGKGFAVVAEEVRKLADQSANAVNGITEKITSIQNEVKNVVEHISNNVDKARQEAEEASSTEKILGKMNQSVQEVSNAVHHIRSLVQEQMVSIEQTGAQSEEVAAIAEQTSAGAQDVTSSTEQQAENMAYINELTKQLTKSANQLNLSIKQFKI, from the coding sequence ATGCTTACTAGTTTTCGGGAGATTGTCATTATGATTGAAGAAAATTTTAATCATTCACACCACCAACTACAGAAGATTTGTGATCTATCCGAGAGTTCATCTGAACAAGCAACCAATATTTCTTCAACCGTTTTTGAAATTTCGAAGGGAGCGGAACAATCTGCTGCCGCCATTCAACAAACGGCGGAGGCAGTTGAGGATGTCATTAAAATAGCAGGTGAAGTAGAAAGGAAAGCAAATACCTCTGAACAACTTGCTGAAGAGATGGTAAACATGATTGATCAAAGTATTAGTGTATTTCATTCACTGATAACTGGTATTCAATCTCTAGCTCAAGAAAATGAGACATCTATGAAAGCAGTTAACAGGCTTGAAGAACATGCTCACGAGGTGGAATCAATTGTGTCTCTTGTTGGTGATATTGCCAATCAAACGAATTTATTAGCATTGAACGCGTCAATAGAAGCATCAAGAGCTGGTGAACATGGAAAAGGATTTGCTGTTGTAGCAGAAGAAGTGAGAAAGCTTGCAGATCAAAGTGCGAATGCGGTAAACGGGATTACAGAAAAGATCACTTCGATTCAAAATGAAGTGAAAAACGTCGTCGAGCATATTTCAAATAATGTTGACAAGGCTCGTCAAGAGGCAGAGGAGGCAAGCTCGACAGAAAAAATTCTCGGGAAGATGAATCAATCTGTTCAAGAAGTATCCAATGCTGTTCATCATATTCGATCGTTAGTTCAAGAACAAATGGTCAGTATTGAACAAACGGGCGCTCAGTCAGAGGAAGTAGCTGCAATTGCTGAGCAAACATCGGCAGGTGCCCAAGATGTAACCAGTTCTACAGAGCAACAAGCAGAAAATATGGCTTATATTAATGAATTAACAAAACAGCTGACAAAAAGTGCGAATCAGCTGAATTTATCAATTAAACAGTTTAAAATATAA
- a CDS encoding low molecular weight protein arginine phosphatase, translated as MTNVLFVCTGNTCRSPMAEALFRKMKAEGMDVRSAGVFAVSGQEASHFAKEVLKEKGIELDHQSSMLTNELIDWSDCVLTMTSEHKRLVLQWFPTIHQKLYTLSEFISSEEESIEDVRDPFGGDLKTYQNTRDDLEKLLEKLIKILEDKPK; from the coding sequence ATGACAAACGTCTTATTTGTATGTACGGGAAATACGTGTAGAAGTCCTATGGCGGAAGCTTTGTTTCGGAAGATGAAAGCAGAAGGTATGGACGTTCGTTCTGCAGGAGTCTTTGCAGTATCTGGACAAGAGGCTAGCCACTTTGCCAAAGAAGTACTGAAAGAAAAAGGAATTGAGCTTGATCATCAGTCCTCTATGTTAACAAATGAACTTATAGATTGGTCAGATTGTGTATTAACCATGACTTCTGAACATAAACGATTAGTATTACAATGGTTCCCTACTATTCATCAAAAACTATATACATTATCCGAATTTATTAGTAGTGAAGAAGAAAGTATAGAAGATGTTCGAGATCCATTTGGTGGAGATTTGAAAACGTACCAAAATACTCGGGACGATCTAGAAAAATTACTGGAGAAACTTATCAAAATCCTTGAAGATAAGCCGAAATAA